The Haloarcula sp. DT43 genome includes a region encoding these proteins:
- a CDS encoding SDR family oxidoreductase — MPSDSERPLAGQTALVTGASSGIGAATVKQLAADGAAVVLAARSEDDLESIAADVEEATDAETRVVRTDVTDPDQVAAAVEVTVETFGSLDIVVANAGLGIDEPVEEISDESYRMMMDVNVDGAFYTARAALPHLREGEGSLVFVSSFSGQYPRPKNPVYAATKWWIRGFALSLQGAVGEDDIGITQINPTEVRTEFGSEDDNPMNERFEQGEVTEASEVAEAIAFAVAQDPPTHINSIDIYRRDKFSHF; from the coding sequence ATGCCAAGCGATAGCGAGCGTCCGTTAGCCGGACAGACCGCGTTGGTCACGGGTGCGAGTTCGGGTATCGGTGCTGCGACAGTCAAGCAACTCGCCGCAGATGGGGCTGCTGTCGTCCTCGCCGCTCGAAGCGAAGACGACCTAGAATCCATCGCCGCGGACGTTGAGGAAGCGACCGACGCCGAGACGCGTGTCGTCCGGACAGACGTCACGGACCCCGATCAAGTAGCGGCAGCCGTGGAAGTGACTGTCGAGACGTTTGGGTCACTAGACATCGTCGTCGCCAATGCGGGTCTGGGTATCGACGAACCCGTCGAGGAGATATCTGACGAGTCCTACCGGATGATGATGGATGTCAATGTCGACGGTGCCTTCTACACCGCCCGAGCAGCCTTGCCACACCTCCGTGAGGGCGAGGGCTCGCTCGTGTTCGTATCGAGTTTCTCCGGTCAGTATCCGCGGCCGAAGAACCCGGTGTATGCAGCCACCAAGTGGTGGATCCGCGGGTTCGCACTGAGCCTCCAGGGAGCGGTCGGCGAGGACGATATCGGTATCACGCAAATCAATCCCACCGAGGTCCGGACAGAGTTCGGCTCGGAGGACGACAACCCGATGAACGAACGGTTCGAGCAAGGTGAGGTAACCGAGGCGTCGGAGGTCGCTGAGGCTATCGCCTTCGCCGTCGCTCAGG
- a CDS encoding isocitrate/isopropylmalate dehydrogenase family protein, with the protein MTYTVALIPGDGIGTEVVAAVKPILDDVAEREGFDIDYTEFDWGSERYLQEGAMMPDDGVDQLRRYDAILLGAVGHPDIPDHVTLRGLMLPIRKELNQQICKRPTELRVGVQSPLRGYEGGDIDFVVYRENTEGEYADVGGREHRGFEHEVAVQSAVFTRKGTETIVREAFKAAAERDGKLTNVTKSNAQAYGMVLWDDVVEEISEEYPDVTVERLLVDAAAMDFVRRPEAFDVVVASNLFGDILTDLGAIISGSMGLAPSANLCVDGDAPSMFEPVHGSAPDIQGQGIANPLATVLSGAMLFDDLGEVAAADCLREVVAEQLADDSAPRTPDLGGDAGTNDVVTDLRARL; encoded by the coding sequence ATGACATACACTGTTGCACTGATACCGGGCGACGGAATCGGAACCGAAGTCGTGGCGGCGGTCAAGCCGATACTCGATGACGTGGCAGAGCGTGAGGGCTTCGATATCGACTACACGGAGTTCGACTGGGGAAGCGAACGGTATCTTCAGGAGGGGGCAATGATGCCAGACGACGGCGTCGACCAACTTCGCAGGTACGACGCTATCTTGCTGGGTGCGGTCGGTCATCCTGATATCCCCGACCACGTGACGCTCCGCGGTCTCATGTTGCCCATCCGTAAGGAGCTCAACCAGCAGATATGCAAACGACCGACCGAACTCCGCGTGGGTGTACAGAGTCCGCTTCGGGGATACGAAGGCGGCGATATCGATTTCGTGGTCTACCGGGAGAACACCGAGGGCGAGTACGCTGACGTCGGTGGACGCGAACACCGCGGGTTCGAACACGAAGTTGCAGTCCAGAGCGCGGTGTTTACCCGCAAAGGAACCGAGACGATCGTTCGTGAAGCGTTCAAGGCGGCCGCCGAGCGGGATGGGAAACTGACGAACGTAACGAAGTCCAACGCCCAGGCCTACGGGATGGTCCTCTGGGATGACGTCGTCGAAGAGATAAGCGAGGAGTACCCGGACGTGACCGTCGAGCGCTTGCTCGTCGACGCCGCCGCGATGGACTTCGTGCGTCGACCCGAGGCGTTCGACGTGGTCGTCGCGTCGAACCTCTTTGGCGACATCCTCACCGACCTCGGGGCGATTATTTCGGGCAGCATGGGACTCGCGCCGTCGGCGAACCTCTGTGTCGATGGGGACGCGCCGTCGATGTTTGAACCGGTTCACGGCAGCGCTCCGGACATCCAGGGACAGGGGATTGCCAACCCGCTCGCGACGGTACTCTCCGGAGCTATGCTGTTCGACGACCTCGGTGAGGTGGCCGCGGCCGACTGCCTTCGCGAGGTCGTCGCCGAGCAGTTGGCCGACGACTCCGCCCCCCGAACGCCGGATCTCGGCGGGGACGCTGGTACTAACGATGTCGTCACAGACCTTCGCGCCCGCCTATAA
- a CDS encoding ABC transporter ATP-binding protein: protein MARLELDEVTKVFDTKAETIVAVEELDLDIEDGEFIVVVGPSGCGKSTTLRMIAGLETVTDGEIRLGGERINEKSPKDRDIAMVFQSYALYPHKTVHQNMAYGLHLSTDLDDEEIDRRVREAAEMMGIEDLLEKKPSSLSGGQQQRVATGRAIVREPSLFLFDEPLSNLDAKLRKHMRTEISRIHSEVGITTVYVTHDQEEAMTMADRIVILNNGTLQQIGEPKEVYHEPTNYFVADFIGSPSMNFLDVELERNPDGSGTITSEDFSYDVSSRLLDPIESSTSDLIFGIRPEDVRIDPQAPPEKTVELTVDVVEIVGSDNFVYLDLAGKEFRVRTESEVEPAEGDVVSVTFDEDDIHLFDSQTEEALIHGYSDTSVTAPVEQSDSTAD, encoded by the coding sequence ATGGCACGACTCGAACTCGACGAGGTAACGAAAGTGTTCGACACGAAAGCAGAGACAATTGTCGCGGTCGAAGAACTCGATCTCGACATCGAGGACGGCGAGTTTATTGTCGTCGTCGGCCCCTCGGGCTGCGGAAAATCGACAACACTCCGTATGATCGCGGGGCTGGAGACAGTCACCGACGGTGAGATACGGCTCGGTGGCGAGCGGATCAACGAGAAATCACCGAAGGACCGGGACATTGCAATGGTGTTCCAGTCCTACGCGCTGTACCCGCACAAGACGGTCCACCAGAACATGGCCTACGGCCTCCATCTCAGTACGGACCTCGACGACGAGGAGATCGACCGACGCGTCCGAGAGGCCGCCGAGATGATGGGTATCGAGGACCTGCTGGAGAAAAAGCCCTCGTCGCTGTCCGGCGGCCAACAGCAACGCGTCGCTACTGGCCGGGCCATCGTCCGCGAACCCTCGCTGTTCCTGTTCGATGAACCTCTGTCGAACCTGGACGCGAAACTTCGCAAGCATATGCGGACCGAAATCTCGCGGATTCACTCCGAAGTCGGTATTACGACAGTGTATGTCACGCACGACCAGGAGGAAGCGATGACGATGGCCGACCGCATCGTCATCCTCAACAACGGGACGCTCCAACAGATAGGGGAGCCCAAAGAGGTGTACCACGAGCCGACTAACTACTTCGTCGCGGACTTCATCGGGTCCCCGTCGATGAACTTCCTCGACGTCGAACTGGAACGGAACCCCGACGGCTCCGGCACTATCACGAGCGAGGACTTCAGCTACGACGTCAGCAGCCGACTGCTCGACCCCATCGAATCCTCGACGTCGGACCTCATATTCGGCATTCGTCCCGAGGACGTCCGAATCGACCCGCAGGCACCCCCCGAGAAGACCGTCGAACTCACGGTCGACGTGGTCGAAATCGTCGGGTCGGACAACTTCGTCTATCTCGACCTGGCCGGCAAGGAGTTCCGCGTCCGGACAGAATCTGAGGTGGAACCGGCAGAGGGCGATGTCGTCAGCGTCACGTTCGACGAGGACGACATCCATCTCTTCGACAGCCAGACTGAAGAGGCATTGATCCACGGGTACTCCGATACGAGCGTGACCGCACCAGTCGAACAATCCGATTCAACGGCGGACTGA
- a CDS encoding carbohydrate ABC transporter permease: MLNENRRSRALLYAGIIAFALFAIVPYYWVIRTSILTNLAAISQDTGFIPALGELTLDAYTQIWNRFAFGTYFRNSIIVSIAATIISLFFAIPGAYAFARLDFPGRQALFYTAVFTIMFPWIVLTIPVYEVFFFLRLVNTLPGIIIALSIFVLPQNIWLLQGFFRQGIPENIEEAALIDGHNELTAFLRVVLPLSLPAVAAAALFAFLTAWNNFLWVFVLTTDEGTRTATVAIYYILGSDVLREWNVLMASLVLLVAPPVVFYGISRRYVGAGLGGSPGG; encoded by the coding sequence ATGCTCAATGAAAACAGACGCTCACGTGCGCTGTTGTACGCCGGTATCATCGCGTTCGCACTGTTCGCTATCGTCCCGTACTACTGGGTGATTCGGACATCGATCCTTACCAATCTGGCAGCTATCAGTCAGGATACCGGGTTCATTCCCGCGTTGGGCGAACTCACACTCGACGCGTATACGCAGATATGGAATCGGTTCGCGTTCGGGACGTACTTCCGGAACAGCATCATCGTCTCGATTGCCGCCACTATCATCTCGCTGTTCTTCGCGATTCCCGGAGCCTACGCGTTCGCTCGACTGGATTTCCCGGGACGACAGGCCCTGTTCTACACAGCCGTGTTCACGATTATGTTCCCGTGGATTGTCTTGACCATCCCTGTCTACGAGGTGTTCTTCTTCCTCAGGTTGGTCAACACGCTCCCGGGTATCATCATCGCGCTATCCATCTTCGTCCTGCCACAGAACATCTGGCTGCTCCAGGGCTTCTTCCGGCAGGGGATACCCGAGAACATCGAGGAAGCGGCCCTCATTGACGGCCACAACGAACTCACGGCGTTCCTCAGGGTCGTCTTGCCTCTGAGCCTGCCGGCGGTCGCGGCGGCGGCACTGTTTGCCTTCCTCACCGCCTGGAACAACTTCCTCTGGGTGTTCGTACTGACGACGGACGAGGGAACCAGAACCGCCACCGTCGCCATCTACTACATCCTCGGGAGCGACGTGCTCCGGGAGTGGAACGTGTTGATGGCGTCACTCGTCCTACTGGTCGCACCGCCCGTCGTCTTCTATGGGATCTCACGCCGGTACGTCGGTGCTGGGCTGGGAGGGTCTCCAGGCGGATAG
- a CDS encoding carbohydrate ABC transporter permease, translating to MAQEQGRSRDEIRERYGLNEETFTDRIRENWAGYVFIIPTFIAFTGLFYYPILRGVSMTFTNTRLGEPGQFIGLENYIWVVTNDLFVYAFILTIGFVVGTTFLQLGLGLLAALLLNELRDVAKDWVGALIMSPYFSAPLAGGVIWMWFLDNDFGFVVKAFGIVGVDPPAFLATGMWPFISLIIAQTWHDYAYSAIIYAAAISGIPKEQYEAAAQSGANRLQRFRDVTVPRLLIPTIVILSLRTAWNIAEFSQPFALTGGGPGTRTMILSILTYRVAFVNNNFARAYTIGMAMILLSMTAAVIYVKAIDEEENLYV from the coding sequence ATGGCACAGGAGCAGGGGCGCTCCCGAGACGAGATCCGTGAACGGTACGGCCTCAACGAGGAGACGTTCACAGACCGAATCCGGGAGAACTGGGCTGGATACGTGTTCATCATACCAACGTTTATCGCGTTTACCGGCCTGTTTTACTATCCGATACTCCGGGGTGTATCGATGACGTTTACAAACACGCGTCTGGGCGAACCCGGACAGTTCATCGGCCTCGAAAACTACATCTGGGTCGTGACGAACGATCTGTTCGTCTACGCGTTCATCTTGACGATCGGGTTCGTCGTGGGAACGACATTCCTACAACTGGGCCTCGGGTTGCTCGCTGCGTTACTGTTGAACGAACTACGTGACGTCGCGAAAGACTGGGTCGGTGCCCTGATCATGTCGCCGTACTTCTCCGCACCACTCGCTGGTGGTGTCATCTGGATGTGGTTTCTGGACAACGACTTCGGCTTCGTGGTAAAGGCGTTCGGTATCGTCGGGGTTGACCCGCCGGCGTTCCTCGCGACAGGCATGTGGCCGTTCATCTCACTCATCATCGCTCAGACCTGGCACGACTACGCCTACTCAGCGATTATCTACGCGGCCGCCATTTCGGGCATTCCGAAAGAACAGTACGAGGCTGCCGCACAGTCCGGCGCCAATCGCCTCCAACGGTTCCGGGACGTGACGGTCCCGCGGCTCCTGATTCCGACGATCGTCATCCTCTCCCTCCGCACAGCGTGGAACATCGCCGAGTTCTCACAACCGTTCGCACTGACCGGCGGTGGTCCTGGGACGAGGACGATGATCCTCAGCATCCTAACGTACCGCGTGGCGTTCGTCAACAACAATTTCGCCAGGGCCTACACAATCGGCATGGCGATGATACTGCTGTCGATGACCGCAGCAGTAATCTACGTAAAAGCAATCGACGAAGAAGAGAACCTATACGTGTAG
- a CDS encoding ABC transporter substrate-binding protein, with product MEDFASKNDGYEVDLQTASYGDISQAMSSRVQNGNPPALGESGGLGLQFYRDDQLVDHAAFMEGSDSFPDGLSPAGQQVSEFRGDYWAVGSIRHTNSNLGIRPKTFSQAGVENPMEELKTWSQFYDVLQTIDEEQDIIAYEETGVPGDLESYWGYARTAYEGGTDPWIRGEGTDPTVVINNEDMEEDRQKTDGMIKTCVNLADEFSSAEAAQRGDEDIPSLMLSGRVASFTYALPTANRWYSVSEEAQIGWNDGEGDFMLLPNPQLDEDFGDAIGIDDLSGHSGEHGGHVWGLEQAHTIFNDVEDQQQEGAWALTEYLWEDEDFVLPAWGEHYEAIPGMQSMLDPMLEEYDLPQNFQQSIENQSEYGAQYSNTGGPWDVWPTDPIRWTDINETISQAIAGQHSAEETPGIVRERVLTRLEEQNN from the coding sequence ATGGAGGACTTCGCCTCCAAGAACGACGGCTACGAGGTAGACCTCCAGACCGCATCCTATGGTGACATCTCGCAAGCGATGTCTTCCCGCGTTCAGAACGGCAATCCCCCTGCACTCGGGGAGTCCGGTGGGCTCGGTCTGCAGTTCTATCGGGACGACCAGTTGGTCGACCACGCGGCGTTCATGGAAGGAAGTGACTCCTTCCCCGACGGCTTGTCGCCCGCGGGCCAGCAGGTCTCCGAGTTCCGTGGCGACTACTGGGCGGTCGGATCTATTCGCCACACGAACAGTAACCTCGGGATCCGGCCCAAGACATTCTCACAGGCTGGCGTCGAGAATCCGATGGAAGAACTGAAGACGTGGAGCCAGTTCTACGATGTCCTGCAGACAATCGACGAGGAACAAGACATCATCGCCTACGAGGAGACCGGCGTCCCGGGCGACCTCGAGTCGTACTGGGGCTACGCCCGGACGGCGTACGAGGGCGGGACCGACCCCTGGATCCGCGGCGAGGGAACGGACCCGACGGTCGTCATCAACAACGAGGACATGGAAGAAGACCGTCAGAAGACCGACGGCATGATCAAGACCTGTGTCAACCTTGCCGACGAATTCAGCAGCGCCGAGGCCGCACAACGGGGCGACGAGGACATCCCGTCGCTGATGCTCAGCGGCCGGGTCGCGTCGTTCACCTACGCACTACCGACTGCGAACCGCTGGTATTCCGTCAGCGAGGAGGCGCAGATCGGCTGGAACGACGGCGAGGGCGACTTCATGCTGTTGCCCAATCCCCAACTGGATGAAGACTTCGGCGACGCGATCGGTATCGACGACCTCAGCGGCCACTCCGGCGAACACGGCGGCCACGTGTGGGGACTCGAACAGGCACACACCATCTTCAACGACGTCGAGGACCAGCAACAGGAAGGCGCCTGGGCGCTCACGGAGTACCTGTGGGAAGACGAGGACTTCGTCCTCCCCGCGTGGGGCGAGCACTACGAGGCCATCCCGGGCATGCAGTCGATGCTTGACCCGATGCTCGAGGAATACGACCTCCCACAGAACTTCCAACAGTCGATCGAAAACCAGTCCGAGTACGGTGCTCAGTACAGCAACACGGGCGGTCCGTGGGACGTGTGGCCCACTGACCCCATTCGCTGGACGGATATCAACGAGACGATCAGCCAGGCGATTGCTGGCCAACACAGCGCCGAAGAAACGCCCGGAATCGTCCGCGAACGCGTACTCACCCGACTCGAAGAACAGAACAATTAA
- a CDS encoding TCP-1/cpn60 chaperonin family protein gives MTNDELVANVRTVADAVQTTLGPFGANKLLVQQDGTVTATASSTELLERFDITDPAMTLLQTAASGFGDRYGDGTGTVVTLAGALLREADGLAEQGLHPTAIEQGYRDGLDSALAAIDRTARPLSPYGAEAVAKTALTGTRDPQVRQSVSAQVASVVEQVGPDGNDSVRVVSRPGGATAETELLRGVVLERGPILESMPRSPGRDGIAVLSSSVDVPHVGSQLGDVSRRVVFDADSFEAREGIAEYESEAFAEQLQAAIDAGCGAIVTERAINERVQTRLAAEGILGIQRVDTDELRGVARITDATVVPSLDQVSEVTLGRGTITVQRKTGRDVTVFKSDAGEPAYTLFCRAPDPRTVTAFEHSVETAIAATAAAVRDGRVVPGGGAVEATVSQAVKSEARSLEGRQQLSADAFGTALMTIPRVLARTAGLDGGRTVVQLRVARSDGRDSTGIDALAGTTADVLGDDPIIEPVSTKKAILTAATDLATQLIRIDDRLQADDLSDDDDVVPEEEPTGGQQAPAGQGRNA, from the coding sequence GTGACTAACGACGAGCTCGTCGCCAACGTTCGTACCGTCGCTGACGCCGTTCAGACGACACTCGGTCCGTTCGGAGCGAACAAGCTACTGGTTCAGCAGGACGGAACGGTGACCGCAACCGCTTCCTCGACCGAGTTGCTCGAGCGGTTTGACATCACTGACCCAGCCATGACTCTGCTCCAGACAGCGGCCTCTGGTTTCGGAGACCGATACGGTGACGGAACCGGGACCGTCGTAACGCTGGCTGGGGCGTTGCTCCGGGAGGCGGACGGACTGGCTGAGCAAGGGCTCCATCCGACTGCGATAGAACAGGGGTACCGGGACGGACTCGACAGTGCGCTTGCCGCCATCGACCGTACGGCCCGTCCGCTCTCTCCGTACGGAGCCGAAGCCGTCGCAAAGACTGCCCTCACAGGGACGCGTGACCCACAGGTCCGCCAGTCCGTTTCGGCCCAGGTGGCGAGTGTTGTCGAGCAGGTGGGACCAGATGGGAACGATAGCGTCCGCGTCGTCTCACGTCCCGGCGGTGCAACCGCAGAGACGGAGCTCCTCCGGGGTGTGGTCCTTGAGCGTGGCCCCATTCTCGAATCCATGCCTCGTTCACCTGGACGCGACGGCATCGCGGTACTCTCCTCCAGTGTCGATGTCCCGCACGTGGGGAGCCAGCTCGGTGACGTCAGCCGTCGGGTCGTCTTCGACGCCGATTCCTTCGAGGCCAGGGAAGGGATAGCGGAATACGAATCTGAAGCGTTCGCCGAGCAACTCCAGGCCGCTATCGACGCCGGCTGTGGTGCCATAGTCACGGAACGGGCGATCAACGAACGGGTCCAGACTCGACTCGCGGCCGAAGGGATACTCGGTATCCAGCGCGTCGATACTGATGAACTCCGAGGGGTCGCCCGAATCACAGATGCAACTGTCGTCCCGTCGCTCGACCAGGTTTCCGAGGTGACACTCGGTAGGGGCACCATCACAGTCCAGCGGAAGACCGGCCGGGACGTAACCGTATTCAAATCGGACGCCGGCGAACCGGCTTACACCCTTTTCTGCAGGGCTCCCGATCCGCGCACGGTTACCGCGTTCGAACACTCAGTAGAGACAGCCATCGCCGCGACGGCAGCGGCCGTCCGAGATGGACGCGTGGTCCCAGGCGGCGGCGCTGTGGAGGCGACAGTGTCTCAGGCAGTCAAGTCGGAGGCCCGGTCACTCGAGGGGCGTCAACAGCTCTCTGCCGACGCGTTCGGAACGGCGCTCATGACGATTCCACGCGTACTCGCGAGAACCGCAGGCCTCGACGGTGGGCGGACGGTCGTCCAGTTGCGGGTCGCAAGGTCAGACGGACGGGATTCGACAGGGATAGACGCACTTGCCGGCACGACAGCGGACGTGCTGGGTGACGACCCCATCATCGAACCGGTCTCGACCAAGAAAGCGATACTCACGGCCGCAACAGACCTCGCGACCCAACTAATTCGCATCGATGACCGACTGCAGGCAGATGACCTCAGCGACGATGACGACGTGGTACCGGAAGAGGAACCGACAGGGGGTCAGCAGGCGCCAGCAGGGCAGGGACGGAACGCTTAA
- a CDS encoding TCP-1/cpn60 chaperonin family protein has product MAVDPDAEARLDDGERGDWTMTDDDARRYVSGAVDATVSLVESTFGPAGMEKLMVTEDKQNRSERVRVGDAGRIFDAIERMDGFAHPVAALFVDGADGMQSGLHDGTSTAVLLAGAFLDEGFELVDQGLAPSSVVVGYGIARARAGAVLDDLSRTVDSDDEEALRDVAATTMTTNLESAVRQELSERVASTVTLLADGRDDGWINTDHAKVLSQPGTESGVVDGLVLSRPTDAGPNGWGIDEPIADATVAILDREIDFEETASVLDGGAGVTLSSPEAADRYRAQLSDRIESTAEDLVARGVDVLVCLEKLDESIVRPFEEAGIAVVDKATYPKEDVYRLAEATEATVVSTLSELTDERLGRAERVSQRTVGDEVWTAFEGCPGPVLTVVTSASTAEEARRREEALEDAIETTAIAVMDGQVLPGAGAPAAAVATELREHATEVAGREQLAVEAFADALDSIPATLARNAGHDPVTAVTSLRTAHAADGRSAAGIDAQTGEPVDAWDAGVVEPRRVFSQAIETAAAIVEQLLTIDTVLYPNVELPGYTPRPERN; this is encoded by the coding sequence ATGGCCGTGGATCCAGACGCGGAGGCGCGCCTTGACGACGGCGAGCGAGGGGACTGGACGATGACCGACGACGACGCGCGTCGATACGTTAGTGGCGCCGTGGACGCCACCGTTTCACTCGTCGAGTCGACGTTCGGTCCGGCCGGTATGGAGAAGCTCATGGTGACAGAGGACAAGCAGAACCGCAGCGAACGGGTCCGCGTCGGCGACGCTGGGCGAATCTTCGACGCCATCGAACGCATGGATGGCTTCGCTCACCCCGTCGCCGCACTGTTCGTCGACGGCGCCGACGGCATGCAAAGCGGATTGCACGACGGCACGTCTACCGCGGTGTTGCTGGCGGGTGCCTTTCTAGATGAGGGGTTCGAACTCGTCGACCAAGGACTCGCACCGAGCAGCGTGGTCGTCGGGTACGGCATCGCCCGGGCTCGTGCTGGGGCGGTCCTCGATGACCTCTCCCGCACCGTCGATTCGGACGACGAGGAAGCTCTCAGGGATGTCGCCGCGACGACGATGACGACGAACCTCGAATCCGCGGTCAGACAGGAACTCTCGGAACGAGTGGCGTCGACAGTCACGCTACTCGCCGACGGACGGGACGACGGCTGGATTAACACTGACCACGCGAAGGTACTCTCCCAGCCCGGGACCGAAAGTGGCGTCGTCGACGGGTTGGTGCTGTCCCGTCCCACGGACGCGGGGCCGAACGGGTGGGGAATCGACGAACCGATCGCTGACGCGACCGTGGCAATCCTGGACCGTGAGATCGACTTCGAGGAGACGGCCAGCGTCCTCGACGGCGGTGCCGGTGTGACGCTTTCTTCCCCGGAGGCAGCGGACAGGTACCGGGCCCAGCTCTCAGACAGGATTGAATCGACTGCCGAGGACCTCGTCGCCCGTGGTGTCGACGTCCTCGTCTGCCTGGAGAAACTCGACGAGTCAATCGTCAGACCATTCGAGGAGGCAGGAATCGCCGTCGTCGACAAGGCGACCTACCCCAAGGAAGACGTCTACCGCCTCGCGGAGGCCACCGAAGCCACAGTCGTCTCTACGCTGAGCGAACTGACGGACGAGCGCCTCGGGCGAGCCGAACGGGTGAGCCAGCGAACGGTGGGCGACGAAGTGTGGACTGCCTTCGAGGGCTGTCCGGGTCCGGTCCTCACGGTCGTCACGAGCGCGTCGACGGCCGAGGAGGCGAGGCGACGAGAAGAGGCGCTCGAAGATGCAATCGAGACCACGGCTATCGCTGTAATGGACGGCCAGGTGCTACCCGGGGCAGGGGCACCGGCCGCGGCAGTTGCAACGGAGCTACGGGAGCATGCGACGGAGGTAGCCGGTCGAGAGCAACTCGCAGTCGAGGCCTTCGCCGACGCGCTTGATAGTATCCCTGCGACACTCGCCCGGAACGCCGGTCACGATCCGGTGACTGCAGTGACGAGCCTGCGGACGGCACACGCCGCCGACGGTCGCTCTGCGGCGGGTATCGACGCCCAGACCGGTGAGCCGGTCGACGCCTGGGACGCAGGCGTCGTCGAGCCCCGACGGGTGTTCTCACAGGCGATCGAGACTGCGGCTGCTATCGTCGAACAGTTACTCACGATAGATACCGTACTGTATCCGAACGTAGAGTTGCCGGGCTACACACCTCGACCGGAGCGTAACTAA
- the fba gene encoding class II fructose-bisphosphate aldolase produces MPYYRGEQLSEVYERAARGGYGFVASNTTHPDIMQGLLDGAVTAESDIVLQIKRDTAEYLGNGDVTAGLEIMAAHVRTLSESLDVGVFLNVDHVDADDGELIEAAIESGHPSSMMIDASEYPFEENVERTAAVVDRIEDRDEDLLVEAELGTIAGTESGETTQDAFYTDPAEAVEFVDRTGCDLLAVSIGTEHGVSAGIDLDLRVDLAADINAALRQHGFDVPLVVHGSSGLTSEQVSALMETGVCKLNTNTRYQYEYARTACEFYHDNADAIIPPKGVADDRTTFFADADWAPDKSRFNPQVVGRAVRERIATVHAELAETSGSAGESLFLESESR; encoded by the coding sequence ATGCCGTATTATCGGGGCGAGCAACTCAGTGAGGTGTATGAACGGGCTGCTCGGGGCGGCTACGGTTTCGTCGCGAGCAATACAACCCATCCTGACATCATGCAGGGACTACTCGACGGGGCTGTGACCGCCGAATCCGACATCGTCCTCCAGATAAAACGTGATACCGCAGAGTACCTGGGTAACGGCGACGTCACAGCCGGTCTCGAAATAATGGCAGCGCACGTGCGCACGTTGAGCGAATCGCTGGACGTGGGCGTCTTCCTCAATGTCGACCACGTCGACGCTGACGACGGGGAACTGATAGAGGCTGCCATCGAATCGGGACACCCCTCGTCGATGATGATAGACGCTTCAGAGTACCCGTTCGAGGAAAACGTCGAACGGACGGCGGCGGTCGTCGACCGCATCGAAGACCGGGACGAGGACTTGCTTGTCGAAGCGGAGCTTGGGACCATCGCCGGGACCGAAAGCGGCGAGACCACCCAGGACGCGTTCTACACGGACCCGGCGGAGGCCGTCGAATTCGTCGACCGGACCGGCTGTGACCTCCTTGCTGTCTCCATCGGAACCGAACACGGCGTCTCGGCCGGCATCGACCTCGACCTGCGCGTCGATTTGGCCGCCGACATCAACGCAGCCCTGCGCCAACACGGTTTCGACGTCCCGCTCGTCGTGCACGGTTCCTCTGGTCTCACCTCCGAGCAGGTCTCAGCGCTGATGGAGACGGGTGTCTGCAAACTAAATACGAACACGCGCTATCAGTACGAGTACGCCCGCACGGCCTGTGAGTTCTACCACGACAACGCCGACGCCATCATCCCGCCGAAGGGAGTAGCCGACGACCGCACGACGTTCTTCGCCGACGCCGATTGGGCCCCCGACAAGAGCCGATTCAACCCGCAAGTCGTCGGCCGTGCAGTCCGCGAACGCATCGCGACTGTACACGCCGAACTGGCCGAGACGTCCGGGAGCGCGGGGGAAAGCCTATTTCTGGAGAGCGAGTCCCGATGA